The Onychomys torridus chromosome 4, mOncTor1.1, whole genome shotgun sequence genome includes a window with the following:
- the Dbndd2 gene encoding dysbindin domain-containing protein 2, which produces MDPNPRAALERQQLRLRERQKFFEDILQPETEFVFPLSHLHLESQRPPIGSISSMEVNVDTLEQVEFIDLADQDGADVFLPCEDSPPTPQMSGMDSHPEGLSLPVPTPDRTTSRTSSLSSDSSNLRSPNPSDGGADTPLAQSDEEEDGDDGGAEPGPCS; this is translated from the exons ATGGACCCAAATCCCCGAGCAGCCCTGGAGCGCCAGCAGCTACGTCTCAGGGAGCGGCAGAAATTCTTCGAGGACATTTTACAGCCAGAGACAGAGTTCGTTTTCCCGTTATCCCATCTGCATCTCGAGTCACAAAGAC CCCCCATAGGTAGCATCTCGTCTATGGAGGTGAATGTGGACACACTGGAGCAGGTGGAATTTATTGACCTTGCAGATCAGGATGGAGCAGATGTGTTCTTGCCTTGTGAGGATTCTCCACCAACTCCCCAGATGTCTG GAATGGACAGCCATCCAGAGGGACTGAGCCTGCCGGTACCCACACCAGACAGGACCACATCCCGAACCTCCTCTTTGTCCTCTGACTCGTCCAACCTGCGCAGTCCAAATCCAAGTGATGGGGGAGCAGACACACCCTTGGCACAGtctgatgaggaggaggatggggatgaTGGAGGGGCAGAGCCTGGACCCTGCAGCTAG